Proteins encoded within one genomic window of Oryza brachyantha chromosome 7, ObraRS2, whole genome shotgun sequence:
- the LOC107304562 gene encoding protein DETOXIFICATION 51-like, whose protein sequence is MADRVHSVPVHSGHIEFNRGMDLFSARLQAAAAAAAAAAARHPRSSAARDLGGWDGAELVGAAVGGHRISAATALSGRAGSSAVRDLGSGGGPEPSSGVEPNPIGVAVVTAHELCVAVAVLHRFGQEPDITANARSYVVCLLSELAVTSFLGPCKSYLRAQEITLPTLFSSALALVLHDPLTMWMARTKGIQSVAAVVWISDLAVAVMLATYVLASERLRKVVTGANDGRLATAPPAGRAELPEHAHASSGGATRSWSS, encoded by the exons ATGGCTGACCGCGTCCACAGTGTCCCCGTCCACTCCGGCCATATTGAATTCAACCGTGGCATGGACTTGTTTTCAGCACGcctgcaggcggcggcggctgctgcagctgcagcagcagctcgac ATCCtaggagctcggcggcgagggatCTCGGCGGGTGGGACGGggcggagctcgtcggcgcGGCGGTCGGGGGGCACCGGAtctcggcggcgacagcgcTCTCGGGCAGGGCAGGGAGCTCGGCGGTGAGGGatctcggcagcggcggcggccccgaGCCCTCGAGCGGG GTCGAACCCAACCCtatcggcgtcgccgtcgtcacggCGCACGAGCTCTGCGTTGCTGTCGCCGTCCTCCACCGCTTCGGCCAGGAGCCGGACATCACAGCCAACGCCCGCAGCTACGTCGTCTGCCTCCTCTCGGAACTCGCCGTCACCTCCTTCCTCGGCCCGTGCAAGTCGTACCTCAGGGCGCAGGAGATCACGCTCCCCACGCTCTTCAGCTCTGCCCTCGCGCTGGTGCTCCACGATCCCCTCACCATGTGGATGGCCAGGACCAAGGGCATCCAGAGCGTCGCTGCTGTCGTCTGGATCAGCGAcctggccgtcgccgtcatgcTCGCCACCTACGTGCTGGCCTCGGAGCGACTGCGGAAGGTGGTCACTGGAGCAAACGACGGGCGACTGGCTACGGCTCCTCCGGCTGGCCGTGCCGAGCTGCCTGAACACGCGCACGCCTCGAGTGGTGGTGCTACAAGATCCTGGTCCTCCTGA
- the LOC102708631 gene encoding polygalacturonase inhibitor 1, protein MASTASVMLAVLLLVAVAAPARATRCPPGDKQALLRVKQSLGNPATLSTWSPASTDCCEWDHVRCDEAGRVNNVFIDGASDVRGQIPSAVAGLTALMSLSLFRLPGLSGPIPACLTALSNLQFLTISHTNVSGVIPDSLARIRSLDSVDLSNNRLTGPIPNSFSDLPNLRSLDLRRNQLTGPIPAGLVQGQFRSLILSYNQLTGPIPRDDAQDEINTVDLSHNDLTGDASFLFAASRPIGKVDLSWNNLDFDLSKLVFPPELTYLDLSHNRIRGTVPRSLAALSTLQTLDLSYNRLCGPLPRLHGVIRHGCRPYEHNQCAGGAPLGECHRL, encoded by the coding sequence ATGGCGTCGACGGCCTCGGTCATGCTCGCCGTCTTGCTGCTGGTGGCAGTGGctgcgccggcgagggcgacgcGGTGCCCGCCGGGCGACAAGCAGGCGCTGCTGAGGGTGAAGCAGTCGCTGGGCAACCCGGCGACGCTGTCGACGTGGTCCCCGGCGTCGACGGACTGCTGCGAGTGGGACCACGTACGGTGCGACGAGGCCGGGCGCGTGAACAACGTCTTCATCGACGGCGCCTCCGACGTGCGGGGCCAGATCCCGTCCGCCGTGGCCGGGCTGACGGCGCTCATGTCGCTGTCGCTGTTCCGCCTCCCGGGGCTCTCCGGCCCCATCCCGGCCTGCCTCACCGCGCTGTCCAACCTCCAGTTCCTCACCATCTCCCACACCAACGTCTCCGGCGTCATCCCGGACTCGCTGGCGCGGATCCGCAGCCTCGACTCCGTCGACCTCTCCAACAACCGCCTCACCGGCCCCATCCCCAACTCCTTCTCCGACCTCCCCAACCTCCGGTCGCTCGACCTCCGCCGCAACCAGCTGACGGGCCCCATCCCGGCGGGTCTCGTGCAGGGGCAGTTCCGGTCGCTGATCCTCTCCTACAACCAGCTCACGGGCCCGATCCCGCGCGACGACGCGCAGGACGAGATCAACACCGTCGACCTCTCCCACAACGACCTCACCGGCGACGCCTCCTTCCTCTTCGCCGCCAGCCGGCCCATCGGCAAGGTGGACCTCTCCTGGAACAACCTCGACTTCGACCTCAGCAAGCTCGTCTTCCCGCCGGAGCTCACCTACCTGGACCTCAGCCACAACCGCATCAGGGGCACCGTCCCCAGGTcgctcgccgcgctctccACGCTGCAGACGCTGGACCTCAGCTACAACCGCCTCTGCGGCCCGCTCCCGAGGCTGCACGGCGTCATCCGCCACGGCTGCAGGCCGTACGAGCACAACCagtgcgccggcggcgcgccccTCGGCGAGTGCCACCGGTTGTGA